A single region of the Changchengzhania lutea genome encodes:
- the gldC gene encoding gliding motility protein GldC, with amino-acid sequence MSNPHTSKIELTVELDDNKVPETLHWTAQDGGITNEEAKAMMLSVWDAKSQETLRIDLWTKDMPVDEMKVFFHQTLVAMSDTFNRATQDEKMTATMKDFCDYFADKLELKK; translated from the coding sequence ATGTCAAATCCACATACATCAAAAATAGAGCTTACAGTTGAATTGGATGATAACAAGGTGCCAGAAACATTACATTGGACCGCACAAGATGGCGGTATCACAAATGAAGAAGCTAAAGCCATGATGCTTTCTGTTTGGGATGCAAAATCGCAAGAAACCCTGCGCATTGATTTGTGGACAAAAGATATGCCAGTTGATGAAATGAAAGTCTTTTTTCATCAAACTTTGGTGGCTATGAGCGATACATTTAATCGCGCTACACAAGACGAAAAAATGACCGCAACCATGAAAGATTTTTGTGATTATTTCGCAGATAAATTAGAGTTGAAAAAGTAG